One region of Halohasta litchfieldiae genomic DNA includes:
- a CDS encoding putative baseplate assembly protein codes for MSIDVPQLDEVTHEELVSRAKTLVSAHSEAWTDFNPHDPGITIIELLAWLTETHSYELDQITDSHRKKYLQLLGVRPTPPQPASVRLDLSTAGGQSGRLPAGTQLTVDDGSGSHKVFTTDHATTVTDADLAAVVVDHDRGHETTTNANETDGLSYRAFGDEPTPGSALVLGFDGDPFESVGELSLFVDFDDADLPDPTSDDTTIYTDGSAVTFDPSVELVWEYCRRYPDGSEGDTDAAWEPLTVVTDTTTSCYETGFVRLERPETWEPTAWGCEDRGLFGHQPGLIWLRCRVETAGYEIPPQFNTVELNVVEASHRRRHEERLEPTEGSTDLAPRTYGFDHAPVLSATVTVDGEEWTEVRDLDASGPADRHYVLDQAVGELTFGDAERGARPPVDADVTASYVSGGGPDGNVPETARWWFSDGDQPLGDSTLASVDVTPKSAATGGREAESITAAVDRYTRDRQTPSRAVTESDYTTLAERTPGLRIARSTVRLPDTDRSPISVVVVPYAPPDVTRPTPSDGFRRAVQQQLDHRRLVTDRVTVDPPTYVGLNLTVSVTVTDRYETGGGQAAIETHLEAYLDPIRGFEGDGWPFGRSVTTAELRDQLVDLPAVDHVEECSVRTVGGGSVTPDGTVRIDEETLFYIENLQIDTTVRGSRGRR; via the coding sequence ATGAGTATCGACGTTCCACAGCTCGATGAGGTGACCCACGAGGAGTTGGTGAGCCGAGCCAAAACGCTCGTTTCGGCACACTCCGAAGCGTGGACTGATTTCAACCCTCACGATCCCGGGATCACGATCATCGAACTGCTGGCGTGGCTCACCGAAACCCACAGCTACGAGTTGGACCAGATCACGGACTCTCACCGCAAAAAGTATCTCCAGCTGCTGGGTGTGCGGCCGACGCCACCGCAGCCAGCGTCGGTTCGGCTTGATCTGTCGACTGCCGGTGGGCAGTCAGGTCGGCTCCCTGCGGGAACCCAACTTACGGTCGACGACGGCTCGGGGAGCCACAAAGTGTTCACAACTGACCACGCGACGACGGTGACTGACGCGGACCTCGCCGCAGTCGTCGTCGACCACGACCGTGGTCACGAAACGACGACGAACGCCAACGAGACCGACGGTCTCAGCTACCGCGCGTTCGGCGACGAGCCGACCCCCGGCTCGGCGCTCGTGCTCGGCTTCGATGGCGACCCGTTCGAATCGGTCGGGGAGCTCTCGCTGTTCGTCGACTTCGACGATGCCGATCTCCCGGACCCCACGTCGGACGATACCACGATATATACTGATGGTTCTGCAGTCACGTTTGATCCGTCGGTGGAACTCGTTTGGGAGTACTGTCGACGGTATCCTGACGGGAGCGAGGGTGACACCGATGCAGCGTGGGAACCACTGACTGTCGTCACCGATACCACAACCAGCTGCTACGAAACGGGGTTCGTGAGGCTCGAGCGCCCCGAGACGTGGGAGCCGACAGCGTGGGGCTGCGAGGACCGTGGTCTCTTCGGCCACCAGCCGGGACTGATCTGGCTCCGGTGTCGCGTCGAGACCGCAGGCTACGAGATCCCGCCACAGTTCAACACTGTCGAGCTGAACGTTGTCGAAGCAAGCCACCGTCGACGCCACGAGGAACGCCTAGAGCCAACCGAGGGGTCGACCGACCTCGCTCCCCGAACCTACGGGTTCGACCATGCCCCCGTTTTGTCGGCAACAGTGACAGTCGACGGCGAGGAATGGACCGAAGTCAGGGACCTCGATGCCTCCGGACCCGCTGACCGCCACTACGTGCTCGATCAAGCGGTGGGCGAACTCACGTTCGGCGACGCCGAACGTGGCGCGAGACCGCCGGTCGACGCCGATGTCACCGCATCCTACGTCTCGGGCGGCGGTCCCGATGGAAACGTGCCGGAGACCGCTCGCTGGTGGTTCAGCGATGGCGACCAGCCGCTTGGCGACAGCACACTGGCGTCGGTCGACGTCACTCCCAAATCGGCCGCAACAGGCGGTCGTGAGGCCGAATCAATCACAGCAGCCGTCGACCGCTATACCCGTGACCGCCAAACTCCGTCCCGAGCAGTGACTGAATCGGATTATACGACGCTCGCCGAACGGACCCCCGGCCTCCGGATCGCTCGGTCGACGGTCCGTCTGCCCGACACGGATCGATCCCCGATCTCGGTCGTCGTCGTTCCGTACGCGCCGCCGGACGTGACCCGACCCACACCGAGCGACGGGTTCCGTCGAGCCGTCCAGCAACAGCTCGACCACCGCCGGCTGGTGACCGACCGTGTCACCGTGGACCCACCGACATACGTCGGGTTGAATCTCACCGTTTCAGTAACTGTCACTGATAGATACGAGACTGGCGGCGGTCAGGCAGCCATCGAAACCCATCTCGAAGCCTATCTCGATCCTATTCGTGGCTTCGAGGGGGATGGCTGGCCGTTCGGTCGGTCAGTCACGACGGCCGAACTTCGAGACCAGCTCGTCGACCTCCCGGCAGTCGATCACGTCGAGGAGTGTTCGGTTCGGACGGTGGGTGGCGGCTCAGTAACGCCTGACGGGACTGTTCGGATCGACGAGGAGACACTGTTCTACATCGAGAATCTCCAGATCGATACCACCGTTCGCGGGTCGAGGGGGAGGAGATAG
- a CDS encoding phage tail protein: MEFSAATTLTTTDWRQWAGRNTAVSGGGIELAAEPLLTVDRLESSTIDIAVDADGVYYTLRSSAAVYRHDDQRSVEHRLWSAEGSDLAAPRAICVSDGRLSVVDETGTLAVISTRLQQPIGTIETDVSEPVTIAAAGGSLYLLDTASESVQALQTDSTTATVCDSLSRPLDMTVDERGSIYVLEAQATHKEVEKQAATGELLAGRILAGRQRRIRKLAPDGECDPGLFPLSEFETVDGEPVTPTRLGTAVDAPLLVTGQTELDDQTVVGDLDPETSTLRERTRLDGGCRVFRTPVANSDGTSYAVVGDANRCCRLVPTETYTRGAGDRYRGCAYRQFDAGSPIQWHRLTVDREAPTASTRLRLSYLASDDPSPLDEPLSSATGLGQSLLVDHGIDTVWELLSYEPAGLAALSDELTVGDAEKCLDTALDAAETALSGQWQTVESTSTDVLLSEATGQYLTVRLELLGTPTASPRVNSVRAFWPRQSSLQYLPELYRTDETSGTFLEQLLSVFDVLFSDIEREVESVTQYLDPAAVPAEGLPWLAEWIGVDTPTEWPIAATRELLAAGPELHSKRATRDGLREMLGIYLRHLSPPKTPPADWMVPSGSSGPSTADLSGVDHGLCILEPQDLDAIESTVHRDAYKTHLPTQRSVAVYAGPFDEPDHREAVEAIIREETPAHVQGSLVELEPAFTLGADSFLGSNTRLSERQLELGETPLGNTAVLD, encoded by the coding sequence ATGGAGTTTTCCGCAGCCACGACGCTAACTACGACCGACTGGCGACAGTGGGCTGGTCGAAATACCGCTGTTAGCGGTGGCGGTATCGAGCTCGCAGCCGAGCCATTGTTGACAGTCGACCGGCTCGAATCGTCGACGATTGATATCGCGGTCGACGCTGACGGCGTCTACTACACGCTCCGGTCGTCGGCCGCGGTCTACCGCCACGACGACCAACGGTCGGTCGAACACCGTCTCTGGTCGGCCGAGGGCAGCGATCTAGCTGCGCCGCGAGCGATCTGTGTGAGTGACGGTCGGCTCTCTGTAGTCGACGAAACTGGGACTCTGGCAGTGATATCCACGCGTCTCCAGCAGCCGATTGGAACCATCGAGACCGACGTTTCGGAGCCGGTGACCATTGCGGCCGCCGGTGGGTCGCTCTATTTGCTCGATACTGCATCCGAGTCGGTTCAGGCGTTGCAGACCGATAGCACCACTGCAACCGTCTGTGATTCGCTTTCGCGGCCGCTCGATATGACAGTCGACGAGCGTGGGTCGATCTACGTTCTCGAAGCTCAAGCCACCCACAAGGAGGTCGAAAAACAGGCCGCGACGGGCGAACTCCTCGCTGGCCGGATTCTGGCGGGGCGGCAGCGCCGGATTCGGAAACTCGCTCCCGACGGCGAATGTGATCCCGGTCTGTTTCCGCTCTCGGAGTTCGAGACGGTCGACGGTGAGCCAGTGACGCCGACACGGCTTGGAACTGCGGTCGACGCGCCGCTGTTGGTGACGGGACAGACTGAACTCGATGACCAGACGGTCGTTGGTGACCTCGACCCCGAAACGTCGACGCTTCGGGAGCGAACCCGACTCGATGGCGGCTGTCGTGTGTTTCGAACCCCGGTCGCAAACAGCGATGGCACCTCGTATGCTGTGGTCGGCGACGCCAACCGCTGTTGCAGACTTGTTCCGACCGAGACCTACACTCGCGGGGCGGGCGACCGCTATCGCGGCTGTGCCTACCGGCAGTTCGACGCCGGATCGCCGATCCAGTGGCACCGATTGACGGTCGACCGCGAAGCACCGACCGCGAGCACACGGCTCCGGCTATCGTATCTCGCCAGTGACGATCCCTCTCCGCTGGACGAACCGCTGTCGAGTGCGACCGGTCTCGGCCAGTCGCTGTTGGTCGACCACGGGATCGATACCGTCTGGGAGTTGCTCTCGTACGAACCGGCCGGACTGGCCGCTCTGAGCGACGAGCTAACGGTTGGAGATGCCGAGAAATGTCTCGATACCGCGCTGGATGCGGCCGAGACCGCCCTTTCGGGCCAGTGGCAGACCGTCGAGTCGACGTCGACCGACGTGTTGCTGTCCGAGGCAACCGGCCAGTATCTCACCGTTCGGCTCGAACTCCTCGGGACGCCGACGGCCTCTCCTCGCGTCAACTCCGTGCGGGCGTTCTGGCCGCGACAGTCGTCGCTTCAGTATCTCCCCGAGCTGTATCGGACCGACGAGACCTCTGGGACGTTCCTCGAACAGCTATTGTCCGTGTTCGATGTCCTGTTTTCCGATATCGAACGGGAAGTCGAATCGGTTACGCAGTATCTCGACCCGGCGGCCGTGCCAGCCGAGGGGCTCCCGTGGCTCGCCGAGTGGATCGGCGTCGACACGCCGACCGAGTGGCCGATTGCGGCGACCCGCGAACTACTGGCGGCTGGTCCCGAACTGCACAGCAAGCGGGCCACCAGAGACGGACTCCGCGAGATGCTCGGCATCTATCTGCGCCACCTCTCGCCGCCGAAAACGCCCCCGGCCGACTGGATGGTGCCCAGTGGATCGTCGGGGCCCAGCACTGCCGATCTGTCCGGCGTCGACCACGGGCTCTGTATTCTCGAACCACAGGATCTCGACGCCATCGAGTCGACAGTCCACAGAGACGCCTATAAGACACACCTGCCCACCCAGCGATCCGTGGCGGTCTACGCCGGACCGTTTGATGAACCTGACCACCGCGAGGCGGTCGAAGCGATCATCCGCGAGGAAACGCCAGCCCACGTCCAAGGCTCACTCGTCGAACTAGAACCGGCGTTTACACTCGGTGCCGACAGCTTCCTCGGCTCTAACACCCGACTTTCGGAGCGACAGTTGGAACTCGGTGAGACACCGCTCGGTAACACCGCTGTTCTCGACTGA
- a CDS encoding phage tail sheath family protein encodes MPEYQSPGVYVEEVDTGTKSVEGASTSTAGFLGETERGPVEPTLITSFGQFKRTFGASPASSDLDAAVDGYFKNGGSRCYVGRVTAADHDDIATAKLADDNAESVLEVSANGPGDWANSMAVIVSDGHDDFFDLTVRYWSTDIESVDQPAAEEPSPAPDIDHTFEDLSADPESSQFYEKQLAGSVLVDAEYLADGQPVAGLTWLSTASDSASAATDGGQQTVQIPEDLDEKNKDELQDLSEPFESVDSSQLKADLKEDLEAIRDGEQEVEVDVASDLSSKPDSDEVSLSDYEGVDQPGMRTGLAGLTQHDDISLVCVPDENKITGLTDAVVAHCENKGDRFAILQAPQVAGAVSDMETPVDSSYAGYYYPWIKVSDPFTNREKLVPPGGHVAGIIARSDATHGVHAAPANEPVRGAVELQHEITKDEQDLLNPKGINCIRSFQGRGIQLWGARTCSSDPSWKYINVRRLFLYVEQSIEEGTEWAVFESNDKDLWARVRQSVENFLTTVWRDGGLQGSTADEAFYVKCGEETMTQDDIDNGRLIVEIGISPVKPAEFVIFRIGQWTADA; translated from the coding sequence ATGCCAGAATACCAATCCCCTGGAGTGTACGTAGAGGAAGTAGACACCGGGACCAAATCCGTAGAGGGAGCAAGCACGAGCACTGCTGGCTTCCTCGGCGAGACGGAGCGTGGTCCGGTTGAACCAACACTGATTACGAGTTTCGGACAGTTCAAACGCACCTTCGGTGCGAGTCCCGCCTCGTCTGATCTCGATGCCGCCGTCGACGGCTACTTTAAAAACGGCGGCAGTCGGTGTTACGTCGGTCGCGTCACCGCTGCTGATCACGACGATATTGCAACCGCGAAACTTGCTGACGACAACGCGGAGTCAGTTCTCGAGGTGTCGGCCAACGGTCCCGGCGACTGGGCCAACAGCATGGCCGTCATCGTCTCGGACGGCCACGACGATTTCTTCGATCTCACCGTTCGCTACTGGTCGACCGATATCGAGAGTGTCGACCAGCCTGCCGCCGAGGAGCCGAGCCCAGCACCGGATATCGACCATACCTTCGAGGATCTGTCGGCTGATCCCGAATCCAGCCAGTTCTACGAGAAACAGCTCGCTGGTTCGGTGCTCGTCGACGCAGAGTACCTCGCAGACGGTCAGCCGGTTGCGGGACTGACGTGGCTCTCGACGGCCAGTGACTCGGCGTCGGCAGCGACCGACGGCGGCCAGCAGACCGTTCAAATCCCAGAGGACCTCGATGAGAAAAACAAGGACGAACTACAGGATCTCAGCGAACCCTTCGAGAGCGTCGACAGCAGTCAGCTGAAGGCCGATCTGAAAGAAGATCTCGAAGCGATCCGCGACGGCGAGCAGGAGGTTGAGGTCGATGTCGCCTCGGATCTCTCCTCGAAACCAGATAGTGACGAAGTCTCGCTTTCCGATTACGAGGGCGTCGACCAGCCCGGGATGCGAACCGGGCTTGCCGGTCTCACACAGCACGACGATATCTCGCTGGTCTGTGTTCCCGACGAGAACAAGATCACCGGACTGACTGACGCTGTGGTTGCCCACTGTGAGAACAAAGGCGACCGGTTTGCGATCCTGCAGGCCCCGCAGGTCGCCGGCGCAGTCTCGGATATGGAGACACCCGTCGACTCCTCGTATGCGGGCTACTACTATCCGTGGATCAAAGTGTCGGACCCCTTCACCAACCGCGAGAAGCTCGTTCCACCGGGTGGCCACGTCGCCGGGATCATCGCCCGCAGCGACGCGACTCACGGCGTCCATGCCGCGCCCGCAAACGAGCCCGTTCGCGGTGCAGTCGAACTCCAACACGAGATTACGAAAGACGAACAGGATCTCCTGAATCCGAAGGGGATCAACTGTATTCGGAGCTTCCAGGGTCGTGGCATCCAGCTCTGGGGTGCCCGGACCTGTTCAAGCGACCCCTCGTGGAAGTACATCAACGTCCGTCGACTCTTCCTCTACGTCGAACAGTCCATTGAGGAAGGCACCGAGTGGGCAGTCTTCGAGTCCAACGACAAGGATCTCTGGGCCCGCGTCCGCCAATCAGTCGAGAACTTCCTGACGACCGTCTGGCGTGACGGCGGCCTGCAGGGGTCGACTGCTGACGAAGCGTTTTACGTCAAATGTGGCGAGGAGACGATGACTCAGGACGACATTGATAATGGACGACTCATCGTGGAGATCGGCATTTCGCCGGTCAAACCCGCCGAGTTCGTTATCTTCAGAATCGGCCAATGGACGGCTGACGCCTAA
- a CDS encoding phage tail protein has product MPDRHGPLRANRFRIELDGIQIGGFRRVEIPTERTEQVEYREGNDPTHDRALGGKTVYDDLILERGSKQENSDMFDWRQTVVDGNLDEARKEIAVILQDEQGESHLRWNFTKAWPKEYQPPALNSGAGGGDNVATETYIITFDEMVRKDV; this is encoded by the coding sequence ATGCCAGATAGACACGGACCACTCAGAGCAAACCGGTTTCGGATCGAACTCGATGGGATTCAGATCGGCGGCTTCCGCCGCGTCGAGATTCCGACCGAGCGAACCGAACAGGTTGAGTATCGTGAAGGAAACGACCCGACCCACGACCGCGCTCTCGGCGGCAAGACCGTCTACGACGATCTAATCCTCGAACGCGGTTCCAAACAGGAAAACAGCGATATGTTCGACTGGCGGCAGACCGTCGTCGACGGCAATCTCGACGAGGCCCGCAAGGAGATCGCAGTCATTCTCCAAGACGAACAGGGCGAGTCGCACCTGCGGTGGAACTTCACGAAGGCCTGGCCCAAGGAGTACCAGCCACCAGCGCTCAATTCAGGAGCTGGCGGTGGCGACAACGTTGCCACCGAGACCTACATTATCACCTTCGACGAGATGGTGCGAAAAGACGTATGA
- a CDS encoding DUF6760 family protein: MYDPDELYEEVAFVAYHFNWSHDEVLRMPHWERHRWCDEISAINEKLNRDAGGRSAADSGGIELVNPEFEG; this comes from the coding sequence CTGTACGATCCCGACGAACTGTACGAAGAGGTTGCCTTCGTGGCCTACCATTTCAACTGGAGCCACGATGAGGTCCTGCGGATGCCCCACTGGGAACGACACCGGTGGTGCGATGAGATCAGCGCGATCAATGAGAAACTCAACCGAGATGCCGGTGGTAGATCAGCCGCCGACAGCGGCGGCATCGAGTTGGTCAACCCGGAGTTCGAGGGGTGA
- a CDS encoding phage tail protein yields MGTENPYSQYNFELEVDGKPVAGFSEVSGLTMELDTVSYQEGGVNDHVHQLPGQFAHANLVLQRGLTKDTTFWNWLHEVMSGTIKRRTLVLKLKSGFKGESAWGWEFTNAYPIKWSGPDLTGGANGMAIESIELTYERFDTLSGMPE; encoded by the coding sequence ATGGGAACCGAAAACCCATATTCGCAGTATAATTTCGAACTCGAAGTCGACGGCAAGCCCGTCGCTGGCTTCTCGGAGGTGTCGGGACTGACGATGGAACTCGATACCGTCAGCTATCAAGAGGGCGGGGTCAACGACCACGTCCACCAGTTGCCCGGCCAGTTTGCGCACGCCAACCTCGTCTTGCAGCGCGGGTTGACCAAGGACACGACCTTCTGGAACTGGCTCCATGAGGTGATGAGCGGGACGATCAAGCGGCGAACGCTCGTGCTCAAACTCAAATCCGGCTTCAAAGGTGAAAGCGCGTGGGGGTGGGAGTTCACTAATGCCTACCCGATCAAATGGAGCGGCCCGGATCTCACCGGCGGCGCAAACGGAATGGCAATCGAATCGATTGAACTCACCTATGAGCGGTTCGACACGCTCTCCGGCATGCCGGAGTAG
- a CDS encoding NAD+ synthase — protein sequence MSSHANILSDDAPLDLRLSESELDRTHDHLVSFIRETVDAAGAEGATLGLSGGIDSTTTAYLAVDALGADGLHGLVMPSEVNDPENMSDAERVAEDLGIEYDVIEIQPIAEQFFDAVPEAADSQLATGNVYVRTRAVLNYFVANAENRVVLGTGNRAEAMTGYFTKYGDQAVDCNPIGGLYKQQVRQLAAHIGVPHDLVMQTPTAGMWEGQTDESEMGVGYDRVDAILALHIDGPLSTAATVRALDGVSREEVERIEELVAGSQHKRSMPPAPEPLDL from the coding sequence ATGAGCAGTCACGCCAATATTCTTTCAGATGATGCCCCGTTGGATCTCCGACTCTCGGAGTCGGAGCTGGATCGAACTCACGACCACCTCGTCTCGTTCATTCGTGAGACCGTCGACGCTGCTGGCGCGGAGGGTGCCACACTCGGCCTCTCGGGTGGGATCGACTCGACGACGACTGCCTATCTCGCGGTCGACGCGCTGGGTGCCGATGGCTTGCACGGACTCGTCATGCCGAGTGAGGTCAACGACCCTGAGAACATGAGTGATGCCGAGCGCGTTGCCGAGGACCTCGGCATCGAGTACGACGTGATCGAGATCCAGCCCATCGCCGAGCAGTTCTTCGACGCCGTCCCCGAGGCAGCCGACAGCCAGTTGGCGACCGGCAACGTCTACGTCCGGACCCGAGCCGTCCTGAATTATTTCGTCGCAAACGCTGAAAACCGGGTTGTTCTCGGGACTGGCAACCGTGCCGAAGCGATGACCGGCTACTTTACAAAATATGGTGATCAGGCCGTCGACTGCAACCCTATTGGGGGGCTTTACAAACAGCAGGTCCGCCAGCTAGCCGCCCATATCGGCGTCCCTCACGATCTGGTGATGCAGACACCGACCGCAGGTATGTGGGAAGGTCAGACCGACGAGTCGGAGATGGGAGTCGGCTACGACCGGGTCGACGCGATCCTCGCGCTCCATATCGACGGCCCGCTGTCGACGGCCGCCACCGTGCGTGCGCTGGATGGTGTCAGCCGCGAGGAGGTTGAGCGAATCGAAGAATTGGTTGCCGGGAGCCAACACAAGCGGTCGATGCCGCCAGCACCCGAGCCGCTGGATCTGTAG
- a CDS encoding DUF7114 family protein: protein MDTAARARAETREVVADIEPQHLRQVLYDRLADSSMAPGVLVFLSAQASDPEVDLDSLAERSAGVQLIYEGLRLTRSIAHAEPWTDTETDEIDADIDILAADVFVSRGFYLLAQTEASAAAVTTVQSFGRDQTLRGRPDADVDTLDRNLEADIFALAVRAGLTAVDTNPSEAVLSFAADLARADGEELSAAGIVLSELTVSRLTELSNGVDGAVPSSASEG, encoded by the coding sequence ATGGATACTGCCGCGCGGGCTCGGGCCGAGACACGGGAGGTAGTGGCCGATATTGAGCCACAACACCTCCGTCAGGTGTTGTACGACCGACTCGCGGATTCGTCGATGGCTCCCGGTGTGCTCGTCTTCCTGAGTGCTCAGGCAAGTGATCCGGAGGTCGACCTCGACTCGCTGGCCGAACGGAGTGCTGGCGTCCAACTCATTTATGAAGGGCTTCGACTCACGCGGTCGATAGCCCACGCCGAGCCATGGACTGACACCGAAACGGACGAGATCGATGCGGATATCGATATACTCGCTGCTGACGTGTTCGTCTCGCGTGGCTTCTACCTCTTGGCGCAGACCGAAGCCTCCGCGGCCGCGGTCACCACCGTCCAGTCGTTCGGCCGTGATCAGACCTTGCGCGGTCGACCGGATGCCGATGTCGACACCCTCGACCGGAATCTGGAAGCCGACATCTTCGCGCTGGCGGTCCGGGCGGGGTTGACGGCGGTCGACACCAACCCCTCGGAGGCTGTCCTCTCGTTTGCGGCCGATCTCGCCCGTGCCGACGGCGAGGAGCTGTCGGCCGCCGGGATCGTGCTCTCGGAGTTGACTGTGAGTCGACTGACTGAGTTGTCGAACGGAGTCGACGGGGCCGTACCCTCCTCGGCGAGCGAGGGGTAG
- a CDS encoding alpha/beta hydrolase, giving the protein MSQTPTDERRAESLDPDAQGVLDTLGEMGEPDLSQMSPEQARATLGDLFTPTVDPEPVDSVEERKIRAPARDIRVRIYDPEPDAALPATVYFHGGGWVAGNLDTHDGVARSLATEGECMVVSVDYRKAPEHPFPAAVEDAYHATKWTADHIAGENGLAVAGESAGGNLATVVAQMAVEKEVGTPEIDHQLLFYPVTNHAFETPSYEENGDGYFLTARGMVWFWNHYLQSDVDGANLRASPLRTPQRILSQLPDATIVTCGYDPLRDEQFAYSEALENAAVDVEHLHYSDMIHDFANMRRLSDPFEGIEAAVDVRSRAGEALQDAFE; this is encoded by the coding sequence ATGTCACAGACACCAACCGACGAGCGGCGCGCCGAATCGCTTGATCCGGATGCGCAGGGCGTTCTCGACACTCTCGGCGAGATGGGCGAGCCGGATCTCTCTCAGATGTCACCCGAACAGGCGCGAGCAACTCTCGGCGACCTCTTCACACCGACTGTCGACCCCGAACCAGTCGACTCAGTCGAAGAACGAAAGATCCGCGCCCCAGCACGAGATATCCGCGTGCGGATCTACGATCCCGAACCGGATGCAGCGCTGCCAGCGACGGTCTACTTCCACGGCGGCGGCTGGGTCGCCGGGAACCTCGATACTCACGACGGGGTCGCCCGCTCGCTGGCCACCGAGGGCGAGTGTATGGTCGTCTCGGTCGACTATCGCAAAGCGCCGGAACACCCCTTCCCCGCGGCTGTCGAGGACGCATACCATGCGACCAAGTGGACTGCCGACCATATCGCCGGAGAGAACGGTCTCGCGGTCGCCGGTGAGAGCGCGGGTGGGAATCTTGCGACAGTCGTCGCACAGATGGCCGTCGAAAAAGAGGTCGGCACACCAGAGATCGATCACCAACTGCTGTTCTACCCGGTAACGAACCACGCCTTCGAGACCCCATCCTACGAGGAAAACGGCGATGGCTACTTCCTCACCGCACGCGGAATGGTCTGGTTTTGGAACCACTACCTCCAGAGCGACGTCGACGGCGCAAACCTTCGGGCTTCACCGCTTCGGACACCCCAGCGAATCCTATCCCAACTGCCCGATGCAACCATCGTCACCTGTGGCTACGACCCGCTGCGTGACGAGCAGTTCGCCTACAGCGAGGCCCTCGAAAACGCCGCCGTCGACGTCGAGCATCTCCACTACAGCGATATGATCCACGACTTCGCGAACATGCGTCGACTGTCCGATCCGTTCGAGGGAATCGAGGCAGCAGTCGACGTGCGTTCACGTGCCGGTGAGGCACTGCAGGATGCCTTCGAATAA
- a CDS encoding class I SAM-dependent methyltransferase has translation MGFHTFDPAEADRLEDVSRYRFCSREELLGALGVDEDHLLDLGSGTGFYTTDLAPFFDRVSAVDIQPAMHELYREKGVPDNVDCVESSTAELPFTDQSADAAISTMTAHELPLAETLADLYRVLRPGSPVVVVDWSATGRGKAGPPVDERHPMAAVTEALTEAGFSVDRAVERPETYFVTASR, from the coding sequence ATGGGATTCCACACATTCGATCCGGCCGAGGCCGACCGCTTAGAGGACGTGAGTCGCTACCGCTTCTGTTCCCGCGAGGAACTGCTTGGGGCTCTGGGCGTCGACGAAGATCACCTACTCGATTTGGGAAGCGGCACCGGCTTCTACACCACCGATCTTGCCCCGTTTTTCGACCGCGTGTCGGCGGTCGACATCCAGCCAGCAATGCACGAACTCTACCGCGAGAAAGGCGTGCCCGACAACGTCGACTGTGTCGAGAGCTCGACTGCCGAACTTCCGTTTACCGACCAATCAGCTGATGCTGCGATCTCGACGATGACGGCTCACGAACTTCCGCTTGCGGAGACGCTGGCCGACCTTTACCGGGTGCTTCGACCGGGGAGTCCAGTCGTCGTGGTCGACTGGTCGGCCACGGGTCGCGGCAAGGCCGGACCACCAGTCGACGAGCGGCATCCGATGGCGGCCGTGACGGAGGCACTCACGGAAGCAGGATTCAGCGTCGACCGGGCTGTCGAGCGGCCGGA